One window from the genome of Pantoea vagans encodes:
- a CDS encoding LacI family DNA-binding transcriptional regulator: protein MATIQEVANRAGVSKATVSRVLSGNGYVGQEKRERVLKAIAETGYRPNLLARNLATKTSQTIGLVITNTLYSGSYFTELMAHSARMMEQQGRQLILADGKHTAEQEEAAIQFLLDLRCDGIIIYPRFLSIDALDAIISRHKQPILVINRRLRVNQSYCIYSDQHASSATAVTHLLNQGHRDIAFITGSLDSPTGVERLSGYHAALAAKGLEADDRRVVAGKWTAQSGMAAVDTLLERNASFTALVASNDEMAIGAIKRLTECGIAVPDRVSVIGFDDIPLAPYITPSLSSMKLPVTEMIDETINRLLTMLDGGDWHSQAPFTASLMLRDSVTQGPWSA, encoded by the coding sequence ATGGCAACGATTCAGGAAGTGGCAAACAGGGCGGGCGTCTCAAAAGCGACGGTGTCACGTGTATTGTCCGGCAATGGCTATGTCGGGCAGGAGAAGCGTGAAAGGGTGTTAAAGGCGATTGCGGAAACCGGCTACCGGCCCAATCTGCTGGCGCGCAACCTGGCGACTAAAACGTCTCAGACTATCGGACTGGTGATCACCAATACGCTCTACAGCGGCAGCTACTTCACTGAGTTGATGGCGCACTCCGCGCGCATGATGGAGCAGCAGGGCCGCCAGCTGATTCTGGCGGACGGCAAACACACCGCTGAGCAGGAAGAAGCGGCGATTCAATTTTTGCTCGACCTGCGCTGTGACGGCATCATTATTTACCCGCGCTTTCTGAGTATCGACGCGCTGGATGCGATTATATCCCGCCATAAACAGCCGATACTGGTCATTAACCGACGGCTGCGCGTTAACCAGAGCTACTGCATTTACAGCGATCAGCACGCAAGCAGCGCCACAGCGGTAACCCATCTGCTGAATCAGGGGCATCGCGACATCGCCTTTATCACCGGTTCTCTGGATTCCCCGACCGGCGTGGAACGTCTGTCAGGTTATCACGCTGCGCTGGCCGCTAAGGGGCTGGAAGCGGACGACCGCCGCGTCGTGGCGGGTAAATGGACTGCGCAGAGCGGTATGGCCGCCGTGGACACGCTGCTGGAACGCAACGCCTCATTCACGGCGCTGGTGGCGAGTAATGATGAGATGGCGATTGGTGCCATCAAGCGGCTGACCGAATGCGGCATCGCGGTGCCCGATCGGGTATCTGTGATAGGCTTCGATGATATCCCGCTGGCACCCTATATCACGCCGTCGTTATCCAGTATGAAACTGCCGGTGACGGAGATGATCGATGAGACGATTAACCGCCTGCTGACCATGCTGGATGGCGGTGACTGGCACAGTCAGGCGCCTTTTACGGCCAGCCTGATGCTGCGCGATTCCGTTACTCAAGGCCCGTGGTCGGCTTAA
- a CDS encoding DNA-binding transcriptional regulator YciT, with amino-acid sequence MNPRHHQIIQLVNSRGSVTVSELAQLTGVSEVTVRQDLTLLERDRLLRRVHGSALALDSDNVGTRMNTRYSTKQALAQHAASLVQTGESVFIEGGSTNALLARALADRDDLTLITVSHYIAQLLRDATCEVIVLGGLLQKSSESVVGPLTRYSIQQVHFHRAFVGVDGWHPETGFTGRNMLRCDVVDAVLAKGAESYALTDASKFGQIHPYPLSSGYQVGHVITDETLDAGTVTQLREQAIKVIQIAAN; translated from the coding sequence ATGAATCCGCGACATCATCAGATTATTCAACTGGTTAATAGCCGGGGCAGCGTAACGGTCAGTGAACTGGCGCAGCTGACCGGTGTTTCTGAAGTGACGGTGCGTCAGGATCTCACGCTGCTGGAACGCGACCGGCTGCTGCGCCGGGTGCATGGCTCCGCGCTGGCGCTGGACAGTGACAATGTCGGCACCCGCATGAACACCCGCTATTCCACAAAGCAGGCGCTGGCGCAGCACGCCGCCAGCCTGGTGCAGACGGGGGAATCGGTATTCATCGAAGGGGGCAGTACCAATGCGCTGCTGGCGCGTGCGCTGGCTGACCGTGACGATCTGACACTGATCACCGTCAGCCACTATATTGCCCAGCTTCTGCGGGACGCCACCTGTGAAGTGATTGTGCTAGGTGGATTGCTGCAGAAAAGCAGTGAGTCGGTGGTCGGCCCACTGACGCGTTACTCCATTCAGCAGGTTCATTTTCACAGAGCGTTTGTCGGTGTGGATGGCTGGCACCCGGAGACCGGCTTCACCGGCCGCAATATGCTGCGCTGTGATGTGGTGGATGCGGTGCTGGCGAAAGGCGCTGAAAGCTATGCCCTGACTGATGCCTCTAAATTCGGGCAGATTCACCCTTATCCGCTCTCATCCGGTTACCAGGTCGGCCATGTGATTACTGATGAAACACTGGATGCGGGGACCGTCACGCAGCTCAGGGAACAGGCCATTAAGGTGATACAGATTGCGGCGAATTAA
- the ascF gene encoding PTS cellobiose/arbutin/salicin transporter subunit IIBC codes for MPMNYAEVSRAIVDALGGLTNIEAVTHCMTRLRFVVKDETQVDYPRLKAIKGVMGVVHNDTQCQVIIGNNVSQAYQAVLALGSPGAVTTEPLKRKITLRGIGAGILDALVGTMSPLIPAIIGGSMVKLLAMILDMAGVFEKGSSTLVILNVIGDGAFFFLPIMVAASAALKFKTNMSLAIAIAGVLVHPNFVELMAKAVQGQPVEFAFIPVTAVKYTYTVIPALVMTWILSHIERGVDRITPAVTKNFLKPMLIVLIAAPIAIVLIGPIGIWIGSGISALVYTIHGYLGWLSVAIMGAIWPLLVMTGMHRVFTPTIIQTIAETGKEGMVMPSEIGANLSLGGSSLAVAFRTKNRELRQTALAAAASAIIAGISEPALYGVAVRLKRPLIACLISGFICGAVAGIGGLASHSMASPGLFTSVQFFDPANPMSIVWVGAVMVLSVVLSFVLTLLLGFEDIPEAETETKSESSPAAQSAPVTERTNAINSH; via the coding sequence ATGCCCATGAACTATGCCGAGGTGTCACGCGCCATTGTCGATGCGCTAGGCGGCCTCACCAATATCGAAGCCGTAACCCACTGCATGACCCGCCTGCGGTTTGTGGTGAAAGATGAAACGCAGGTCGACTATCCCCGCCTCAAAGCGATCAAGGGCGTTATGGGGGTGGTGCACAACGACACACAGTGCCAGGTGATCATCGGGAATAACGTTTCGCAGGCGTACCAGGCTGTACTGGCACTGGGATCGCCCGGCGCGGTAACGACTGAACCGTTGAAACGCAAAATTACCCTGCGAGGCATCGGCGCAGGCATTCTGGATGCGCTGGTGGGTACCATGTCACCGCTGATCCCGGCAATTATTGGCGGGTCGATGGTTAAGCTGCTGGCGATGATTCTGGATATGGCGGGCGTGTTTGAAAAAGGCTCGTCAACGCTGGTGATCCTCAACGTGATTGGCGACGGCGCATTCTTCTTCCTGCCGATTATGGTGGCCGCCTCTGCGGCGCTGAAATTCAAAACCAATATGTCGCTGGCAATCGCCATCGCCGGTGTCCTGGTGCATCCCAATTTTGTTGAGCTGATGGCAAAAGCGGTGCAGGGTCAGCCGGTCGAGTTCGCTTTCATCCCGGTCACTGCGGTGAAATATACCTACACGGTGATCCCGGCACTGGTGATGACCTGGATCCTGTCCCACATTGAGCGCGGCGTGGATCGCATTACACCCGCCGTCACCAAAAACTTCCTGAAACCGATGCTGATTGTGCTGATTGCTGCCCCCATCGCGATTGTGCTGATTGGCCCGATTGGCATCTGGATCGGCAGCGGTATTTCGGCGCTGGTCTACACCATCCATGGCTATCTTGGCTGGCTTTCCGTCGCGATTATGGGTGCCATCTGGCCGCTGCTGGTGATGACCGGGATGCATCGTGTGTTCACGCCGACCATCATCCAGACCATTGCCGAAACCGGCAAAGAAGGCATGGTGATGCCATCAGAAATTGGTGCCAACCTGTCGCTGGGCGGGTCGTCGCTGGCAGTGGCGTTTCGCACTAAAAACCGTGAACTTCGCCAGACGGCACTGGCAGCAGCAGCGTCTGCCATCATTGCCGGCATTTCTGAACCGGCGCTGTATGGCGTGGCGGTTCGTCTGAAACGTCCGCTGATCGCCTGTCTGATCAGCGGATTTATCTGCGGCGCGGTCGCGGGCATTGGCGGACTGGCCAGCCACTCGATGGCCTCGCCTGGCCTGTTTACCAGCGTTCAGTTTTTTGACCCGGCTAACCCCATGAGTATCGTCTGGGTCGGTGCGGTCATGGTGTTGTCAGTCGTGCTGTCGTTTGTGCTGACGCTGCTGTTAGGGTTCGAAGATATTCCTGAAGCGGAAACTGAAACCAAATCCGAATCCAGTCCCGCCGCGCAATCTGCGCCCGTTACCGAACGCACTAACGCGATTAATAGCCACTAA
- a CDS encoding DUF1479 domain-containing protein — protein MRDESRATPLPDDVKSAIREMKQQLRQQIGDVDALFRQVCDNITAAIAEAKADEARTGSAWPIVPMQDITEGKVSDETRALIKRRGCVVIKQHFARDQAMAWDKSMLDYLDHNRFDEQYRGPGDDFFGSLAASRPEIYPIYWSQAQMEARQSAAMADAQSFLNRLWTFNSQGKQWFDPDVSVIYPDRIRRRLPGTTSKGLGAHTDSGALERWLLPAYQQVFSKLFHGDFAAYDPWDAAHRTEVDEYDLPGTTKCSVFRTFQGWTALSDMIPGQGLLHVVPVPQAMAYILLRPLLSDVPEDELCGVAPGRVLPVNEQWHPHLIAGLCSIPALEAGDSVWWHCDVIHSVAPVDDQQGWGNVMYIPAAPMCDKNRVYARQVAQALEQGRSPGDFPPEDYEAGWDQRFKPEDLNINGRRSLDLA, from the coding sequence ATGCGTGATGAATCCCGAGCGACACCTTTGCCTGATGACGTTAAAAGTGCTATCCGCGAAATGAAACAGCAGCTACGCCAGCAAATTGGCGACGTAGATGCCCTGTTTCGGCAGGTGTGCGACAACATTACTGCCGCGATTGCTGAGGCAAAAGCGGACGAAGCCCGAACAGGCAGTGCCTGGCCGATCGTGCCGATGCAGGACATAACAGAAGGGAAGGTTTCGGATGAAACCCGAGCGCTGATTAAACGTCGCGGCTGTGTCGTGATTAAGCAGCACTTCGCGCGCGATCAGGCGATGGCGTGGGATAAGTCGATGCTCGACTACCTGGATCATAACCGTTTTGATGAGCAGTACCGCGGTCCCGGTGATGACTTCTTTGGCTCACTTGCGGCCTCACGCCCCGAAATCTACCCGATTTACTGGTCGCAGGCGCAGATGGAAGCGCGGCAGAGTGCGGCGATGGCTGATGCGCAATCTTTTCTGAACCGGTTATGGACGTTTAACTCTCAGGGCAAACAATGGTTTGATCCCGATGTCAGCGTGATCTATCCCGATCGCATTCGTCGCCGTTTGCCGGGCACCACGTCGAAAGGATTAGGTGCCCATACCGACTCCGGCGCGCTGGAACGCTGGTTACTGCCCGCTTATCAGCAGGTTTTCAGTAAGCTATTTCACGGTGATTTTGCCGCTTACGATCCCTGGGATGCGGCACACCGCACTGAAGTTGATGAGTACGATCTGCCTGGCACGACCAAGTGTTCAGTGTTCCGCACATTTCAGGGCTGGACTGCACTCTCCGATATGATCCCCGGCCAGGGGCTGCTGCATGTGGTGCCGGTGCCGCAGGCGATGGCGTATATCCTGCTGCGCCCGCTGCTTTCCGATGTGCCTGAAGATGAACTCTGCGGTGTCGCGCCGGGTCGGGTATTACCTGTTAATGAGCAGTGGCATCCGCACCTGATCGCCGGACTCTGTTCAATCCCGGCTCTGGAGGCGGGCGATTCAGTGTGGTGGCACTGTGATGTGATCCATTCCGTTGCACCGGTGGACGATCAGCAGGGCTGGGGCAACGTCATGTATATCCCTGCTGCGCCGATGTGTGATAAAAACCGCGTCTACGCCCGCCAGGTTGCGCAGGCGCTGGAGCAGGGACGTTCACCAGGCGATTTTCCGCCGGAAGATTATGAAGCCGGGTGGGATCAGCGTTTTAAGCCGGAAGATCTTAATATTAACGGACGTCGTTCACTGGATTTAGCCTGA